CCCTGATTGGGTGAAAAACTTACTCTCTTCGGGAATTGCCGCAGGTGGGCTAACCGCTATTCTGCTTAACCTGATTTTTCCCCAGGAAAAATAGTCAGCAAATTTATATCATATTTGATTACTCCCGCCTGATCGCGGGAGTTTTTGGCACTTTTATCTGCATCATCTATTGAGTGCCTATTCATTTTACGGCATAAAAGGGCTTCTATTGGATTGGAAGGTCATGTTGAGGTGAAATAATGAGGTGGTTAGGGAAATTTTTTGTCACTCTGCTATTAGTGCTGATTTTGGCAATCATCGTTATCTATGTGGTTGCCCAGACGCATTGGGGAGCCAAACAGTTAAGCCAATGGCTCAACCGGCAAGGGCATTATCAAGTCAGCATTGAAAGCATCAGCCATAGCTGGCTGCAACCGGCTACCTTAACGTTCAACCATGTTGCTATCCGCGACAAACAAAGCCCTTTCTCACTCAATACCGATACCATTAATCTCGATTTCAAATGGCAGCATTTACTGTCCCCAAACAATCTCCGTCGTCTGACATTGCAAAACGGGACACTGATACTGTCTGGAAACGCATTTCCTCTCCCCCTGCAAGCGGATATCTTACAACTGAACCAGATGAATATTCAGTTAGAAAAACCCAACACGCATATTCAGGGGGAAAATATCACGGGTGGCATTGCGCCTTGGGTGCCTGCTGTGGCTAATCCATTGGGCAGTGGAAAGTATCAATTCAGCGCCGGTACACTCCGCTTAAATGACATCCCGCTGGAAAATGTCATTATGCAAGGCAGTGTCCAGAATAAGGCGCTGACTATCGACTCTTTTGGCGCAACATTTTTGCGCGGTGCCATTTCTGGTGATGGCCAGAGATTGCCGGACGGCAGTTGGCGTTGGAACAATATCCTGATCAGTGACATTCGCTGGCAAACCCCGGTGACACTGGGCGAATTGAAAGAAAAAATCAGCCATTTTCCCGCTACTTATGTCAAAGATCTCAATATCACCAATGCCAAGCTGCAAGGGGCAGATTGGTCAGTCGATTATCTGGACAGCACCATCAAAAACGTAGGCTGGGTCAATGGCAGTTGGCGCGCCGACGAGGGTTTGATTGATTTTAACGCGATGAATATGACGTTGAAGAATGCCCAGTTCAACGACACGCTTGGGAAATTGCGTTTTTCCGGTGATACCTTCACCATCGCCAACCTGACTACCCATTATCAAAAAGGGTTATTCAATATCCAGTCTCAATGGGATCGTAAAAACCGGCTCCTGACCCTTAAAGAGGGTTCAGTCACCGGGTTGCTTTATGCGCTGCCACCCGCATGGCTCGACTATTTCAAAAAACCGGCACCACAATGGATTTCAGGGTTGAAACTCAATGATATGACTATCAATAATACGCTGCTGATTGATACCAATCCTCACTTCCCGTTCCAGCTCACCACCCTTGCCGCGCATATTGACAATATGGACATCCTGAAAAATGGCAAATGGGGATTGTGGAATGGTCAGGCGTCGCTGCAAGCGGCCGGCGGGACATTCAATAAAGTCGAAATAACCCGTCCTTATCTGCAATTACACGCCACCGATGGCAACATCACCCTTGATAAATTGAATGGCTTTACCGATGAAGGGCTTCTGCAACTCACCGGTTCGGCTGAGCAACAAACGGCTCACACGCCTTTTAACCTCAACTTCAAGGGCATGAATGCAGATTTGAATATCTTGCCGCAATGGGGTTGGGTGCCGCTTAAGGTACAGGGAGAAGGCAATTTCTCGCTCGCTATCACCGGTGATCTGCGGGCTGACGATGTGAAGGGAACGATAAACGGGACATTGGTTGCGGAAGATAAATCCGCAGGCAAAGAGTCACAATCTATTGAGCAAGGTTTGATCTCAACGAACCGCTGTGATCCAACAGCCCCCTCTGCCGTAGAGAATCCCGAAGCCGATCATGCAACAACGGGCAATCTCCCTACGGAGAGTCAAACCTGCGCCAAAATCAGGCTGTAGCCAAACGTTCGGGAGGCAGGACGATATAAGTCCCGGTGAACACGCTACCTACGCCATGTTCACCGCTAACCTGCACTTCCACTTTAACGCGCGCTTTGCTGCCACGGGCGAGACGGGCAAGGTCTCCGCTCATATTATTAAAATCCGCAGTGGCACAGGGACGCCCGGTAATCGGTTGGTGATAACGAATATTGGCATCCACCAAAATGATGCCCCCGCCCAATTGGCGCTCCTGTAGCAACAACCAGATCAATCCCCATCCCGTTAACGTGGCCTGAGAAAATAAGCTGCCGGCGAAAATCGTATGATGGGGATTCTGGTTACCGGCTTCGGGCATCGTCGTGATAAAACGTTGCCCGGTATATTGGGCGATCCGCAACCCCATTTTTTCACTCAAAGGAATGTGCTTATGCCAGGCCTGCTGCAACTCTGCACACCAATCCGGGCGGTGCAAAATATCATCAAGGCTCACGATCGGTTTGATCATCAGAAAATGGTTAATCGGTGACGTTTTGGCACCGTTGATCAAGCCCCGGTTTTGAAAACCCAATTTGTCGAAAAAATCCACCGCATCTTCCCGTGCGCTGCAAACAACACGTTTCACCCCTTCCTGTCTGGCGACCGATTCCAATGCCATCGCAACCAGTGTACCCAACCCTTTTCGCTGCACATGGGGATGAACGGCCAGAAAACGAATGGCGCCTTCGTTGTCCGCATTGATATATAAGCGCCCAACCGCCAGCGGGTTACCCTGTTCATCCACCACCATTTGATGGTGAGCCATCGAATCATAACCATCTTTCTCTGATCCAATCGGCTGGTGCAGTGGTTTACGCAACATCTCCCAACGGAATTGGTAATAAGTTTCCAACTCTTGCTCTGTTTTAGGTACTCTCAGATGGTACATAGAAACAGCCCTCTTCTTTTTTGCGATATTTTTCGCGATATTTTTTGCGATATTTTATCCACATCATACTTGCAACCAAAAAGTCACTGGCCCGTCATTGGTTAAACTGACTTTCATGTCTGCCGCAAATTTTCCCATTGCTGTTTTTACACCAGTTACACGGCACTGTTCAACAAAATAGCGATAAAGTTCATCTGCTTTTTGCGGGTCAGCACCGCCGGAAAAGCTGGGCCTTAAGCCTTTCTGCGTATCCGCCGCCAAGGTAAATTGCGATACAACCAGCAAGCTCCCGCCCGCCTGCTGAACGTTAAGGTTCATTTTCCCCTGTTCATCACTAAATACCCGGTATCCCATGACCTTATCGCATAAACGTTGAGCTTTCTGTAGCGTGTCGTCTTTTTCAACCCCCAACAGCACCAGCAACCCTTGTTCAATTTCGCCAATCGTTTCACCTTCAACCACAACTTTTGCCTGTGTGACACGCTGAATTAATGCAATCATTTCTCTTGCCTGTTATTCCGTATGTATACCAATCGCCATTGAAGATGCTTGATTTCTTATCCAAACCCGATCATGCTTGCAATCATGAAAATTCATCTGACACCAGAACAAAAACGTGCCCTCGAATTGATGCATGATACCACTCGTGATAGTCGAGTCTGTGATCGCATCAAGGCCGTGCTTTTGGCGTCAGAGGGCTGGACAGCTCAGATGATTGCTCAGGCCTTACGTATTCATGAAACTACGGTAAGCCGTCACCTAAAAGATTTCATCGCGCAGGAAAAACTCACCCCCGAAAATGGCGGTTCTGAAAGCCATCTCTCTGCCAAACAAACCGCCGATCTGGTTGATTATTTGACGGCAAATTTGCTGCATACGACCGCTCAAATTGTGGATTATGTACGAGCTCGTTGGCAGGTGTCTTTCAGCGTGGGAGGCATGACGAAATGGCTTCACCGACAAGGTTTCAGCTACAAAAAGCCAAAGGGCGTTCCTCATAAATTCGATGCGGATAAGCAGCAACAATTTATTGATGACTACCAGTCTCTGAAAGACCGGGCAGGTCAGAATGAACCTATCCTATTTATTGATGCGGTGCATCCTTCGCAGTCCACAAAGCTCAGCTATGGTTGGATGAAAGCGGGGAAAAATCAGGTAAAAGTGGTCGAAACCACCGGCAGTCGTACCCGTCTCAATCTTCTGGGCGCCCTCAATTTACACGAATTGAAGACACCGTGAATCGTGAATACCCGAATATCAATGCCGAAAATATCGCGGATTTTTTCGGCGCTTTTAAAAAAACTTACCCACTTTTCGAAAAAAATCATATTAATTCTGGATGGGGGGGGGTTACCACCGGGCAAAAATTGGGGAAAGAGGGGGCATAAGTCCCTTAAAATTGAACTGCATTTCCCTACCCCCTTAAAGCCCAAACCCTCAATCCAATAGAGCGATTGTGGAAGTATATGAATGAGCAAGTACGTAACAATGTTTATTTTCCGGATGCGAAGACATTCCGTGAAACCCTTCGTCACTTTTTTCATGTCACTTTGCCAGAAAAAGCGAAAGAACTCACGACTAGACTGACTGACAACTTTCAGATTTTAAAACCTGCATCTTCAAGTTAGATTGGTATATGCGTTATACTTCAAGCTGCAACTTGAAGTTCATTGGGTATCGTTATTCATATAGATAGAAAATCGTAACATGCTCCCTTGCCCGCAAGAGTATACGGGCAAGGAAAAGGGTGAAAAACATCATCGGTAATAAGCTGGCAATGTTAATTTTTGGCAGGAAGCGAGAAATTGTGTGACTGAAAATAATCCGGGATCACTCGCCGGTCAGCCACATGAATGGCATTGATATTTAAGTTTTTCGCTGCTTCGACGTTTTCTAAAAGATCATCAAAGAATATGGCTTGATCGGCAGTTACCCCTTCGGCGGCAAGCACCGTGTTAAAAATATCGGGATTCGGTTTACGCATCCCCACATCTTGGGATAAATAAAGGAAATCCGTTGCTGCGGCAATCTCAGGATAATGCACTGACCAATAATCAAGATGCAGGCGATTGGTATTTGACAGCACAACGACACGGTGCCCTTGGGCACGTAATTGATTCATTAACTCAATAACGTCCTGCCTGATACCCATAAAAATGGCATTCCAGCCTTCGGCAAATTGTTCAAAACTGAGCGCAATCTCCATTTCATCACATAGCTTTTCGGCAAATTCAGTATCACTGATTTGCCCGCACTCATGTTTTTTAACGGTCTCACCCAGTGAAAATTTTGCGGTCAAGGTTGCCAGCGGTGTCCCACTCAGATTACTCCAGACAGCCAGCACCCGTTTAAAATCAATATCAATAATCACGTTACCCAAATCGAAAATATACAACATAATTCCCCCTGACTGACGCTTATTGTTGGGTACTTTTACCATAATCTGGTTAAGAAATCTGAATCCCGTTTAAAAGAGGAATTCAGTATTTGGGACCGATTCACCACCACAGTGAGTCAATAGCGCCTGTTACAGCGCTACGCGCCATGCCCGGCACACAACGAAAAAACCCCGCGAGTGCGAGGCTTAAATTCAGGATATAGGTTTGGGTTATTTCCATTGGAAGAAAAAATGAAGTGTATTACCTACGTTTTGTTTCAATACTTCGCCTAGAGCTTTAGCGTCACGACTAGTATACTGCCCATCATCATAATTCCCAGTTCGACTAGAGCCAAGATTATAAATTGAACCGTTCACCGCTACTTCAAGAAAATTACTCTGTGGGTTTGGTAAAATTTTGAGGTCCCTAAGTATCAAGGATATATACGAAAAAGTACCGATGGGCTCCTCCTCCGCTACTAAGAACTCGGAGATAATGTTTCCAAGACCTAGAGTACTTTGAAGATTAGTCAGAGTGCCAAAAGGAGATTCATCTGTACCTATATTCTCATATCCCCAGGATTGAAAATTATTATATTTGTTAGTCCCAGTCCCTACCTTAAGATCAAAAGACAACATCTGGGCCAATTCCCAATCACAAGCCATCATATCTTCTTGTTCTGGTACCCAAATTTGCTCATCATCTTTATCAATCACCCAAATCTGGGGTGGGATATTCTTTCCATCACTGCCCGTTGAGCTAGGGGTGAGTTTTATATGTTCATAGGGCGAAGCCCAGCTATTGCGACGAACTTTCTGCCCAAGATACAGTTTGATTATTGCCCATGGGAAAGAACCTATTGGGGCTACATCATCAACGTCAATCTTCTTCTTGTACTGATCGGGGTCAAATGAACATTGTTTATTATCCAGCTTGTTAATTTCAGACATAAATCCCTCACTTGTTATTGGTTAAAAGGTTATTTCATCCTACTCATAAACAGCCAGTTTATTTTACTTAGGGCAAATTTTTATCTCAATACAGCCACACCAGACAGTGATAAATACACATTAAAATATGGTGTTGTATGATAAACATCCGCTTATCTTCTGTGCAGGTATCTGTCAGGTTGTAAATTCAACGTTTATTGCTGACAAAACACTCAATGGTCAATAGTAAAGACAAAAAAAGGGCACCGAAGTGCCCTAATCTAGTTATATTGAAGCCGTTACGCGCAATGCGTAACTTCTCAATTAAACGTCTTTGCTGCGGTTTGCACGGCGGCGATCGTTTTCAGTCAGATGACGCTTACGCAGGCGAATTGACTCTGGCGTCACTTCAACCAATTCGTCGTCATCAATAAACTCCAACGCCTGCTCCAAAGTTTTCTTGAGATGTGGAGACAGGGTGGTTGCTTCATCCGTGCCTGATGCACGCACGTTAGTCAGTTTCTTACCGGTCAGGCAGTTAACGGTCAGGTCATTTGAACGCGAGTGAATACCGATGATCTGGCCTTCATACACTTCCGTACCGTGACCGAGGAACAATTTACCGCGCTCCTGCAATCCATACAGCGCGTAAGCCACGGCCTTGCCTTGTCCGTTGGAAATCAGTACGCCATTGAGGCGACGGCCAATTTCACCCGGACGAATATCGTCGTAATGGCTGAATGTGGCATACAGCAGGCCAGTACCCGACGTCATGGTCATAAATTCAGTACGGAAGCCGATCAAACCACGGCTTGGGATCACGTAATCAAGACGCACGCGGCCTTTTCCGTCCGGCAGCATGTCGCGCATTTCACCTTTACGCTCACCCAACGCCTGCATCACGTCACCCTGATGCTGTTCTTCGATATCCAGCGTCACCTGCTCGAAAGGTTCCTGCTTACGGCCATCAATTTCACGGAAAATCACTTTTGGACGAGAAACGCCCATCTCGAAACCTTCACGGCGCATGTTCTCAATCAGCACGGACAGGTGCAGTTCACCACGGCCGGATACGCGGAATGCGTCCGGATCTTCCGTTTCTTCAACGCGCAGCGCAACGTTATGCACCAGCTCTTTTTTCAGGCGATCAAGGATCTGGCGGGAAGTCACGTATTTACCTTCACGGCCACAGAACGGTGAAGTATTGACGCAGAAATACATGCTGACGGTCGGTTCATCAACCGCCAGTGCCGGCAACGCTTCAACCGCGTTGACTTCACACAGGGTATCAGAAATATTCAGTTCGCCCAGACCGGTAATGGCGATGATATCGCCCGCTTCCGCCTTATCGGACTCGATACGCTCCAGCCCCAAATGGCTAAAGACTTTACCGACTTTACCGTTGCGGGTTTTTCCTTCGCTATCAATGATAGTAATGTTCTGGTTGGGTTTTACTGTACCGCGTTTAATACGGCCAATACCGATAACCCCGACATAGCTGTTGTAATCCAACTGCGAAATCTGCATCTGGAACGGGCCATCAAGGTCAACCTTCGGCGGTTCAACGTGATTGACGATAGCCTGATACAACGGAGTCATGTCTTCCGCCATCTCGGTATGCTCGTTACCGGCAACGCCCATCAGTGCAGAAGCATAAATGATCGGGAAATCTAACTGTTCATCGGTAGCACCAAGGTTCACAAACAGGTCAAACACCTGATCCACTACCCAGTCAGGACGTGCGCCAGGGCGGTCAACTTTGTTGATCACCACGATAGGCTTCAGGCCATGAGCAAACGCTTTCTGGGTGACGAAACGGGTCTGTGGCATTGGGCCATCCATCGCATCCACCAGCAGCAGAACACTGTCAACCATTGACATCACGCGCTCAACCTCACCACCAAAGTCGGCGTGGCCCGGGGTATCTACGATATTGATACGGTAGTCATTCCATTTAATCGCGGTGTTTTTTGCCAGAATGGTGATACCACGTTCTTTTTCCAGATCATTGGAGTCCATCACACGTTCAGTGGTTGCAGCACGTTCACCGAAAGTACCGGACTGTTGCAGGAGTTTATCCACCAGCGTGGTTTTGCCGTGGTCGACGTGAGCGATGATGGCGATATTTCTTAAGTTATTAATTGACAAGTATTTTTACCGTTTAGCTATTTGAGAACATATTAGATAAGTGCAGCATGGCAGAACGCCACTGCACGCATCTAACGAAAAATATGCTGCTATTTTACACGTTATAACCACAGAGTGAAATAAATGTGAGGTGTATCACCTTAGAAGTTGCGGTCATGTATTAGCGGGTTAGCAAAATGCAGGCTGCCTAAGCACGGGCGGCAGCCTGTAAAGCGGGAAACCTCGCCCGATAGGGCGAGGTCAGTCACTGGCTATTTATATTTTACACAGACAACGAATGCTGGTTCAGGATTCTTTGAACCACTCTCGTCTACATACCCATAGTAAGAATTAAATGAGAAATAACCCGATTTTTGCTTTGATTTTACCTTAATGCTCTGCTCCTGATTATCTTTATGATTAAAATCATCCAGAAAACCAAACTCATAAGGAGATAAGTTATGCGCACTATATTCATCATATAATGATGTAATTGAAGTTGAACTTGCTTGCTCTACATCAGTATCTAGAGGGCTAGTCGCACCAGCACTCTCACAAGTCTCATTATGATCAGTTGGTTTGGAAGGATTGGGATACCGCGTGTTCATGGGTGTAAACTGTCTCAGAGGATCGGTCTTATAAGTATATTGATATATTGCTCCATTTTTTCTTGTGACAGTAGCAGTAATGTCGGCTGGTGCCAGACTGATAAATGTTATTACACCGCTTTGATCTATAGAAATTGCTGAACTGGTTGTGTGGTAATGCACATCTTCTCCACCATCAGATAAGTTTTCCCCCCCATCCGGATTTGAGCTAGAGGGTTTTCTCAATTCGCCTCGCAAGCTGGGGAATATATTATATGGTTTGTTATTTTCCGTAAAATATGCATAAGCTTTTTCATTACTAACGTTATAAATCCTAATTCCCGCTTTCTCCGGTACTGCGGCAAAGCTAACATTTTGACTGGCGAGTCCAGTCATAGGATCACCCTGTGAATTATCCATATAAAATGTTACTGGAAGGTTGTCAAATCCCACATGACTCATCAATGTTGCATATAAATACCCGTTTCCGTCCGTCTTATTTGCTTGGTCCCAATCAGGTTGAGGTATCTCAGAACCCTCATCAATATTATGCTGATTAGGGGCACGTACCCACTTCACATTACTGATGACCTGATTAGCCACAGGAGTATCGACGCCACCAACTTTTCTGGTAATCAGTGCCCTATATATATATTTACCGTTCCCATCACCAAGCAATGGATTGTGCGGATCAAACGGTTCTGGCGGCTTGTTAGGAGCTTTCCATGTCCCGTTTTTGTCAACGCCATAAACCTCAACACTGTGAATTTCAAACTCAGGCTGTTGAAAAGAGATTGGATCTGAACATTGCTCTGGTGACAAAGGCTGACCAAAAGACGGTGCACCAGTATCAGCAACAGTAAGGCAAACTTGTGCATTTGTGGTCAGCGGCGTATCCGCTGTGCTGGTTAATGTTGCCTTTAATGCTCCATTAGACACACTCACTTTCCCGGTTGGCGATAAAGTTAGCCCTTTAACGGTACCGCTGGCAGGCTGCTTGATCCGCCATTGAAATTGAAACCCAGTTCCCGTATAAGGCTTGCCATCCGCACCCATGACTGCCGCCGTCAAGTCATACGAATCACCGGGGGAGAGCGTTCCGTTATTTTGCGTGAATTGCAGTGGCTTAATTTCCGGCCAGACGAATTTTATGGGATCGGCATCCAGTGACTTACCTTCGGAAGAAACCGTGACAATCACATTTTCAGGTTCATT
This genomic interval from Xenorhabdus doucetiae contains the following:
- the yihX gene encoding glucose-1-phosphatase yields the protein MLYIFDLGNVIIDIDFKRVLAVWSNLSGTPLATLTAKFSLGETVKKHECGQISDTEFAEKLCDEMEIALSFEQFAEGWNAIFMGIRQDVIELMNQLRAQGHRVVVLSNTNRLHLDYWSVHYPEIAAATDFLYLSQDVGMRKPNPDIFNTVLAAEGVTADQAIFFDDLLENVEAAKNLNINAIHVADRRVIPDYFQSHNFSLPAKN
- a CDS encoding translocation/assembly module TamB domain-containing protein, which produces MRWLGKFFVTLLLVLILAIIVIYVVAQTHWGAKQLSQWLNRQGHYQVSIESISHSWLQPATLTFNHVAIRDKQSPFSLNTDTINLDFKWQHLLSPNNLRRLTLQNGTLILSGNAFPLPLQADILQLNQMNIQLEKPNTHIQGENITGGIAPWVPAVANPLGSGKYQFSAGTLRLNDIPLENVIMQGSVQNKALTIDSFGATFLRGAISGDGQRLPDGSWRWNNILISDIRWQTPVTLGELKEKISHFPATYVKDLNITNAKLQGADWSVDYLDSTIKNVGWVNGSWRADEGLIDFNAMNMTLKNAQFNDTLGKLRFSGDTFTIANLTTHYQKGLFNIQSQWDRKNRLLTLKEGSVTGLLYALPPAWLDYFKKPAPQWISGLKLNDMTINNTLLIDTNPHFPFQLTTLAAHIDNMDILKNGKWGLWNGQASLQAAGGTFNKVEITRPYLQLHATDGNITLDKLNGFTDEGLLQLTGSAEQQTAHTPFNLNFKGMNADLNILPQWGWVPLKVQGEGNFSLAITGDLRADDVKGTINGTLVAEDKSAGKESQSIEQGLISTNRCDPTAPSAVENPEADHATTGNLPTESQTCAKIRL
- the dtd gene encoding D-aminoacyl-tRNA deacylase gives rise to the protein MIALIQRVTQAKVVVEGETIGEIEQGLLVLLGVEKDDTLQKAQRLCDKVMGYRVFSDEQGKMNLNVQQAGGSLLVVSQFTLAADTQKGLRPSFSGGADPQKADELYRYFVEQCRVTGVKTAMGKFAADMKVSLTNDGPVTFWLQV
- a CDS encoding Thoeris anti-defense Tad2 family protein; translation: MSEINKLDNKQCSFDPDQYKKKIDVDDVAPIGSFPWAIIKLYLGQKVRRNSWASPYEHIKLTPSSTGSDGKNIPPQIWVIDKDDEQIWVPEQEDMMACDWELAQMLSFDLKVGTGTNKYNNFQSWGYENIGTDESPFGTLTNLQSTLGLGNIISEFLVAEEEPIGTFSYISLILRDLKILPNPQSNFLEVAVNGSIYNLGSSRTGNYDDGQYTSRDAKALGEVLKQNVGNTLHFFFQWK
- the typA gene encoding ribosome-dependent GTPase TypA, with translation MSINNLRNIAIIAHVDHGKTTLVDKLLQQSGTFGERAATTERVMDSNDLEKERGITILAKNTAIKWNDYRINIVDTPGHADFGGEVERVMSMVDSVLLLVDAMDGPMPQTRFVTQKAFAHGLKPIVVINKVDRPGARPDWVVDQVFDLFVNLGATDEQLDFPIIYASALMGVAGNEHTEMAEDMTPLYQAIVNHVEPPKVDLDGPFQMQISQLDYNSYVGVIGIGRIKRGTVKPNQNITIIDSEGKTRNGKVGKVFSHLGLERIESDKAEAGDIIAITGLGELNISDTLCEVNAVEALPALAVDEPTVSMYFCVNTSPFCGREGKYVTSRQILDRLKKELVHNVALRVEETEDPDAFRVSGRGELHLSVLIENMRREGFEMGVSRPKVIFREIDGRKQEPFEQVTLDIEEQHQGDVMQALGERKGEMRDMLPDGKGRVRLDYVIPSRGLIGFRTEFMTMTSGTGLLYATFSHYDDIRPGEIGRRLNGVLISNGQGKAVAYALYGLQERGKLFLGHGTEVYEGQIIGIHSRSNDLTVNCLTGKKLTNVRASGTDEATTLSPHLKKTLEQALEFIDDDELVEVTPESIRLRKRHLTENDRRRANRSKDV
- the fabY gene encoding fatty acid biosynthesis protein FabY yields the protein MYHLRVPKTEQELETYYQFRWEMLRKPLHQPIGSEKDGYDSMAHHQMVVDEQGNPLAVGRLYINADNEGAIRFLAVHPHVQRKGLGTLVAMALESVARQEGVKRVVCSAREDAVDFFDKLGFQNRGLINGAKTSPINHFLMIKPIVSLDDILHRPDWCAELQQAWHKHIPLSEKMGLRIAQYTGQRFITTMPEAGNQNPHHTIFAGSLFSQATLTGWGLIWLLLQERQLGGGIILVDANIRYHQPITGRPCATADFNNMSGDLARLARGSKARVKVEVQVSGEHGVGSVFTGTYIVLPPERLATA